The genomic region GCTTCGCCGAGACAGGCACGGTGAACGCGGCATTGCGCCTGGCCGACGACATCGCCATTCCGGCACAGAACCTGCTGGTCGGCGATGCCCATGGGCGCATCGCCTGGCGCCTGCTCGGTCCATTGCCCGATCGCGGCGAACACTGCATCGCCTCACCACGCGATACCGCCGGCAGATCTGCCGACACGCTCCTGGGCGACCTCGAGGCCTGTCCGCCGTGGGCATTGGCCGCATCGACCGGCGTCAGCGTGTCCGGCCCCGGCACCGCGCGGCTGTGGACGGCCAACAGCCGCGTGGTCGACGGCGACATGCTGGCGCGCATCGGCGATGGCGGCTATTCGCTCGGCGCCCGTGGCCAGCAGATCCGCGACTCGCTCGAGGCCCGCCGCCGCTTCGACGAACACGACCTGCTCCGGATCCAGCTCGATGACCGGGCCCTGTTCCTCCAGCGCTGGCATGACCTGCTGCAACAGCAGGCGCAACAGGCCCGTACCCCGGCGTTGCAGACCGTGGCTGCAGCCGCGGCCGGCAGATCGGGGCATGCAGGCATCGATTCGGTCGGCTACCGGCTGGTCCGCGGCTGGCGGCTGAAAGTGCTCGAGCGCATCACCGACGGCCTGCTCTCTCCCGCACGCGACGCACTCGGCGAGGACTTCGCGATGCCGGCATTGAAGCAACTGGAAGGCGTGGCCTGGCCGCTGGTGACCGAGCAGCCTATGCACCTGCTGTCGCCGCGCCATGACACCTGGCAGGCCCTGTTCGAGGATGCCGCCGCCGAACTGCGTGATGAACTCGAAGCATCCGGGCCGCTGGAAGAGCGCAACTGGGGCGAACGCAACACCGCCCGTATCTGCCACCCGCTGTCACGTGCCCTGCCCGACCTGGCCAAACCATTGCTGTGCATGCCGGCCGAACCGCTGCCGGGCGACAGTCACATGCCGCGCGTGCAGGGTCCTGACTTCGGCGCATCGCAGCGGATGGTGGTTTCGCCCGGCCATGAGGCCGACGGCATCGCCCACATGCCCGGGGGCCAGAGCGGCCATCCGCTGTCGCCGTTCTGGGGCGCAGGCCATGACGACTGGGTGCATGGCAGGCCAACGCCATTCCTGCCGGAACCGGCACGGTACACGCTGGTACTGACGCCCGCGAAGTAGCGGCACATAGCACGTAGCCCGGGTAAGCGAAGCGCACCCGGGGATGCTCACTCGAACCCCAATGCGCTTCGCTCGCCCGGGCTACGACCGCGGAGTGGTTTCCTGGGCGAGCAGGCGCTCGATCAACGCCAGGTACAGGTCCGGCAGCGCTTCCAGGTCGGCAACGCGGACATGCTCGTCGACCTTGTGGATGCTGGCGTTGACCGGACCGACTTCGATGCAGTGCGCGCCCAACGGAGCGATGAAACGTGCATCCGAGGTGCCGCCGCCGGTGCTTTCCTCCGGCGCACCGCCACCGAATCGCGCCAGCACTTCGCGTGCAGCCGCGCGCAGCGGACCTTCGGGCGTAAAGAACGGCTCGCCGCTGCGGTGCCAGCGGATGTCGAAGTCCAGCCCGTGTGAGGACAGCACGCCCTCGCAGGCCTCGACCAGGCGCTCGGCATCCCAGTGAGGGTTGTAGCGCAGGTTGAACGACACCTGCAGCTCGCCCGGAATCACATTGCTGGCACCGGTACCGGCATGGATATTGCTGATCTGCAGGCTGGTCGGCGGGAAGGTCTCGTAGCCCTCGTCCCATGCCCGGCCGGCCAGCTCGGCCAGCGCCGGCAATGCCAGGTGCAGCGGATTGCGCGCCTTGTCCGGATAGGCGACATGGCCCTGCACGCCACGCACGGCCAGCGTCGCCGACAGGCTGCCGCGACGGCCGACACGCAGCAGATCGCCGAGCCGCTGCTTCGACGACGGCTCACCGGTGATGCACCAGTCGATGCGTTCACCACGCTCACGGAACACATCGGCGACCTTGCGTACGCCGTCGATCGCATCGCCTTCCTCGTCCGAGGTCAGCAGCAGCGCCAGTCGCCCGGGATGCTCCGGATGCGCGGCGACGAACCGCTCGGCGGCGACCACGAACGCAGCCACGCTGCCCTTCATGTCGGCCGCGCCACGCCCGTACAGCACGCCGTCACGTATATCAGGCACGAACGGATCGCTGCTCCACGCCTCGCGCGGGCCGGGCGGCACCACGTCGGTATGGCCGAGCAACACCAGGGTCGGACCGTCGCCATCGCCGTGGGTCGCCCACAGGTTG from Lysobacter alkalisoli harbors:
- the dapE gene encoding succinyl-diaminopimelate desuccinylase, yielding MSDVLDLTCELIARSSVTPDDAGCQQLIAARLRAAGFACEHLRFGEVDNLWATHGDGDGPTLVLLGHTDVVPPGPREAWSSDPFVPDIRDGVLYGRGAADMKGSVAAFVVAAERFVAAHPEHPGRLALLLTSDEEGDAIDGVRKVADVFRERGERIDWCITGEPSSKQRLGDLLRVGRRGSLSATLAVRGVQGHVAYPDKARNPLHLALPALAELAGRAWDEGYETFPPTSLQISNIHAGTGASNVIPGELQVSFNLRYNPHWDAERLVEACEGVLSSHGLDFDIRWHRSGEPFFTPEGPLRAAAREVLARFGGGAPEESTGGGTSDARFIAPLGAHCIEVGPVNASIHKVDEHVRVADLEALPDLYLALIERLLAQETTPRS